A single region of the Chrysoperla carnea chromosome 5, inChrCarn1.1, whole genome shotgun sequence genome encodes:
- the LOC123300290 gene encoding spermine oxidase-like, with amino-acid sequence MTKIDTSVIIIGAGSAGIAAGTKLYENGITNILWLEAENRIGGRINTIEFAGKTIDIGAQWCHGAKDNVVYEKAYPLGLLAPPNHSFSELEKLPDIFTPSGILLSKLDVHKVNQVFEEILNDPDLNNFNGCLGDFIELKFSNKLKNELIEIDENVVNYVLDWAHKNNSIRKSSDSLYEVSAKRSTDFWSCEGDDFNWKGRGYKTILDVMMKKLPDPKNALPLEDKILLNKEVVNIVWNSNENGVIVKCIDGSEYKADYVIITVSLGVLKERINSFFQPTLSANKLNAIRSLKLGTLNKLIFEFSQPWWPKNHSGFTFAWQKNEIEEQLKKFDGSLESNKWLSGVIGIYPIVDHEPNLLLGWIYGEAAQQMETISEDEVKLKVMQLTRIFLGKKYKIPEPINFTRSKWFSNPHFLGSYSCNTVTADQLKISRTDLEEPLKNSAGKEVVLFAGEATSSHRYSSVHGAVESGWREADRLLKLLKV; translated from the exons atgacaaaaattgatacaagTGTAATTATAATTGGAGCAGGATCCGCTGGTATTGCGGCAGGAaccaaattatatgaaaatggaataacaaatattttatggcTTGAAGCCGAAAATCGTATTGGTGGGCGAATCAATACAATAGAGTTTGCTGGAAAAACGATTGACATTGGAGCACAGTGGTGTCATGGAGCAAAAGATAATGTTGTATATGAGAAAGCATATCCATTAGGATTGTTGGCACCTCCAAATCATAGTTTTTCTGAACTGGAAAAATTACCAGATATTTTTACTCCATCAGGTATattgttatcaaaattggatgtaCATAAAGTTAATCAAGTAttcgaagaaattttaaatgatccagacttaaacaattttaatggaTGTTTGGGAGATTTTATCGAATTAAA attttcgaataaattaaaaaatgaactaatAGAAATTGATGAAAATGTCGTGAATTATGTACTCGACTGGGCTCATAAAAACAATTCCATAAGAAAGTCATCAGATTCATTGTACGAAGTATCAGCCAAACGTTCAACAGATTTTTGGAGTTGTGAAGGTGATGATTTTAATTGGAAGGGTCGTGGATACAAAACTATTTTAGATgtgatgatgaaaaaattaccaGATCCCAAAAACGCATTACCGCTAGaagataaaatacttttaaataaagaagtTGTTAATATTGTTTGGAACTCAAACGAAAATGGAGTGATAGTTAAATGTATTGATGGTTCAGAATACAAAGCAGATTATGTAATTATAACTGTATCATTGGGAGTTTTAAAAGAGCGAATTAATTCCTTTTTTCAACCCACATTATCTGCAAACAAATTAAATGCAATTCGAAGTTTAAAACTTGGTACTCtgaataagttaatttttgaattttcacaaCCTTGGTGGCCGAAGAATCATTCTGGTTTTACTTTTGCAtggcaaaaaaatgaaattgaagaaCAACTTAAGAAATTCGATGGATCATTG gaaaGTAATAAATGGTTATCTGGTGTTATTGGAATTTACCCAATAGTTGACCATGaaccaaatttattattaggaTGGATTTACGGGGAGGCAGCTCAACAAATGGAAACAATTTCTGAAGATGAAGTAAAATTGAAAGTAATGCAATTAACACGaatatttttgggtaaaaaatacaaaattccagAACCTATAAACTTTACAcg atccAAATGGTTTTCAAATCCACACTTTCTTGGATCATATTCTTGTAACACTGTGACAGcggatcaattaaaaatttcacgaaCAGATTTAGAGGAACCATTAAAAAATTCCGCTGGCAAAGAAGTTGTTCTTTTTGCTGGCGAGGCTACAAGTAGTCATCGCTATTCTTCAGTTCATGGCGCTGTTGAAAGTGGATGGCGTGAAGCTGATCGActtttgaaacttttgaaaGTGTGA